In Cheilinus undulatus linkage group 24, ASM1832078v1, whole genome shotgun sequence, a single window of DNA contains:
- the LOC121506480 gene encoding ly6/PLAUR domain-containing protein 6-like encodes MEGWPAVAWILLMTSIADWLKTVQSRDFTMMDIIRLHPSTTPHPGGFKCFTCEDAEDNYECNRWAPDVYCPKDAKYCYTLHMMDRNQESVSVTKRCATFKDCQFTGCAHVTENGNRVCSSCCEGNICNLFVPRNESSAIFSFTSPLLSSSERSLPTVLSYVIISSSFFAAGHV; translated from the exons ATGGAGGGCTGGCCTGCAGTGGCCTGGATCCTGCTAATGACCAGCATTGCTGACTGGCTGAAAACTGTCCAGTCCCGGGACTTTACCATGATGGACATTATCCGGCTACATCCCTCAA CTACACCCCATCCTGGTGGCTTCAAGTGCTTCACATGTGAAGATGCTGAGGATAACTATGAGTGTAATCGCTGGGCTCCTGATGTCTACTGTCCCAAAG ATGCCAAATATTGTTACACACTCCATATGATGGATAGAAATCAAGAGAGTGTGTCTGTGACCAAGAGGTGTGCAACGTTTAAGGACTGTCAGTTCACTGGCTGTGCTCATGTCACTGAAAATGGCAATCGG GTGTGttcttcctgctgtgaggggAACATCTGTAACTTGTTTGTGCCAAGGAACGAGAGCAGCGCCATTTTCTCCTTCACTTCTCCTCTGCTGAGCTCCAGTGAACGAAGTTTACCCACAGTGCTGAGCTACGTCATTattagcagcagtttttttgCAGCTGGACATGTCTGA
- the LOC121506383 gene encoding gastrula zinc finger protein XlCGF57.1-like has translation MYSEENLTGFITERLTAAAEDIFVVFKRTVIEYEEELERQRNLLENVLKPHVNLNRIDVPQLLVCKEEEQLCNQDGNSSPDQEESEPPQIKEETCRIQEGEQLEPKQEAEMFMLTLTHEEGDHIEPELQHELQLFSHNSHVAENQEPTGSNHRHLEPNPSNIIHQSSHNTDMSENNSQDQTSFKCDTCGECFKNKSALQTHQRVHRGKETHTCRICGKMFSWKSLLTVHVRSHTGERPYICKTCGKGFLQISDLKKHNIMHSGEKPFICPICGKSCGLKSDLKVHMRTHTGERPYSCDTCGKSFSQQSVLKKHTLIHTNEKPFMCKTCGKSFRGQHDLKVHIRTHTGERPYSCTTCGKSFSRQTQLNVHNRIHTDNRYLTCSTCGKNFRSSGDLKKHMEWIHLGERPHACSTCGQRFYQNSELTRHIQTHASEKLYSCDICGAAFTMKLYLERHTRLKSCILAKHVPGYLDSLQS, from the exons atgtattcagAGGAGAATTTGACAGGGTTTATCACAGAGAGGCTAACGGCTGCTGCTGAagacatttttgtagtttttaaaagaacTGTCATCGAGTACGAGGAGGAGCTCGAGCGTCAACGTAACCTGCTGGAAAACGTCCTGAAACCTCATGTCAACTTAAACAGAATAg ATGTGCCACAGCTGCTTGTGTGTAAGGAAGAGGAGCAGCTTTGTAACCAGGATGGGAACTCCAGTCCAGACCAAGAGGAGTCAGAGCCTCCACAGATTAAAGAGGAAACCTGCAGAATTCAGGAAGGAGAGCAACTTGAACCTAAGCAGGAGGCTGAGATGTTCATGTTGACCCTTACTCATGAGGAAGGGGACCACATTGAACCTGAACTACAACATGAACTCCAGCTCTTTTCTCACAACTCTCATGTCGCTGAGAATCAAGAGCCTACAGGAAGCAATCACAGACACTTAGAACCCAACCCATCCAACATAATTCACCAAAGCAGtcacaacactgacatgtcaGAAAATAATTCCCAAGATCAAACGTCCTTTAAATGTGACACTTGTGGTGAGTGTTTTAAGAACAAGTCAGCTTTACAGACACATCAGCGTGTCCACAGAGGTAAAGAAACACATACTTGCAGGATTTGTGGGAAAATGTTCAGTTGGAAGTCATTATTAACGGTTCATGTAAGAAgtcacacaggtgagaggccATATATTTGTAAAACATGTGGAAAAGGATTCCTTCAGATATCAGACTTGAAAAAGCACAACATAATGCACTCAGGGGAAAAGCCTTTTATTTGCCCAATATGTGGCAAATCTTGTGGATTAAAATCTGACTTGAAAGTCCACATGAGGACCCACACAGGTGAGAGGCCTTACTCCTGTGACACGTGTGGAAAAAGCTTCTCTCAGCAGTCAGTCTTGAAAAAGCACACTCTAATACACACAAATGAAAAGCCATTTATGTGCAAAACATGCGGCAAATCTTTCAGAGGACAACACGATTTGAAAGTCCACATTAGAACCCACACAGGTGAGAGGCCTTACTCCTGCACTACCTGTGGAAAAAGCTTCTCTCGGCAAACACAATTAAATGTACATAATAGAATTCATACAGATAACAGGTACTTAACTTGCAGTACATGTGGGAAGAATTTCAGAAGTAGTGGAGACTTGAAAAAGCATATGGAATGGATCCACTTAGGTGAGAGACCACACGCGTGCAGCACCTGTGGACAAAGATTCTATCAAAACTCAGAGTTAACCAGACACATTCAAACTCATGCAAGTGAAAAGCTGTACTCCTGTGACATCTGTGGGGCAGCATTCACTATGAAACTCTATTTGGAGAGGCACACAAGATTGAAAAGTTGTATTCTTGCAAAACATGTGCCAGGTTATTTAGATTCTTTACAGTCATGA
- the LOC121506424 gene encoding zinc finger protein 501-like — translation MFSGESLRKFVTERLTAAAEDIFVVFKRTVVEYEDELERQRKLLDVLLNPQVTLHRIDLPQQLLSTEDEALLDQQLCNQERNSSLDQEEPDLRLVKEEPEEPWSIQEGEQLILKEETDRFMLTLNHEDSEPGLQHELRPLSPNSYDAEAQDPTGNKHRDSQSTKNLRTQPSTIHLNSHISGTSEDQCNPLSDQPFFKCGSCGESFKNKSVLRTHQRVHSGKETHTCKICGKIFSWKSLLMVHVRCHTGERPHSCTTCGKRFLHLSGLKKHNMIHTGEKPFTCTTCGKSLRKKQYLINHMRTHTGERPFSCGTCGKSFSDSTTFIAHKKTHTGAWSFNCRICRKRFRSSHDLRVHMRSHTSKGPYTCSACGKSFLQQTDLDQHRKNHTSKKLSTCRTCGKSFRDDKSVKRHERRIHLKERPHSCSTCGKEFYESYDLKKHILRRHAVQTSMTLYPCSNCGLSYTTKGYLDRHMKKCPLTKHESGI, via the exons ATGTTTTCAGGGGAGAGTTTGAGAAAATTCGTGACAGAGCGACTGACGGCTGCTGCTGAGgacatttttgtagtttttaaaagaacTGTCGTCGAGTACGAGGACGAGCTCGAACGTCAACGTAAACTGCTGGATGTCCTCTTGAACCCCCAAGTCACACTGCACAGAATCG ATTTGCCACAGCAACTTTTAAGTACAGAAGATGAGGCCCTGCTTGACCAACAGCTCTGTAACCAGGAGAGGAACTCCAGTCTGGACCAAGAGGAGCCAGATCTTCGACTGGTTAAAGAGGAACCAGAGGAGCCCTGGAGCATTCAGGAGGGAGAGCAGCTCATACTGAAGGAGGAGACTGACAGGTTCATGTTGACCCTTAATCATGAGGACAGTGAACCCGGACTACAACATGAACTCCGGCCACTTTCTCCAAACTCTTATGATGCTGAGGCTCAAGATCCCACCGGAAACAAGCACAGAGACTCACAATCAACTAAAAATCTCAGAACCCAACCCAGCACAATTCACCTAAACAGTCACATCAGTGGCACATCAGAGGACCAATGTAATCCTCTTTCAGAtcagccattttttaaatgtggcagTTGTGGTGAGAGTTTTAAGAACAAGTCAGTATTACGGACACACCAGCGTGTCCACAGTGGTAAAGAAACACACACTTGCAAGATTTGTGGGAAAATATTCAGTTGGAAGTCATTATTAATGGTTCATGTCAGGTGTCACACAGGTGAAAGGCCACATTCTTGTACAACTTGTGGTAAAAGATTCCTCCATTTATCAGGcttgaaaaaacacaacatgattCATACAGGTGAAAAGCCTTTTACTTGTACAACATGCGGCAAATCTTTAAGGAAAAAACAGTACTTGATAAACCACATGAGGACCCACACAGGTGAGAGGCCTTTCTCCTGTGGCACCTGTGGAAAAAGCTTTTCTGATTCAACTACTTTTATTGCTCACAAAAAAACTCATACAGGTGCATGGTCATTTAACTGCAGAATTTGTCGGAAAAGATTCAGAAGCAGTCATGACTTGAGAGTCCACATGAGATCACACACAAGTAAGGGGCCTTACACCTGCAGCGCCTGTGGGAAAAGCTTCCTTCAGCAAACTGATTTGGATCAGCACAGAAAAAATCATACAAGTAAAAAGTTGTCTACTTGTAGAACATGTGGCAAGTCTTTCAGAGACGACAAAAGCGTCAAAAGACATGAGAGGCGGATCCACTTAAAGGAGAGGCCGCATTCgtgcagcacctgtggaaaaGAATTCTACGAaagttatgatttaaaaaaacacatactgAGAAGACATGCTGTCCAGACAAGTATGACGCTGTACCCCTGTAGCAATTGTGGGCTGTCTTACACAACAAAAGGTTATTTAGATAGGCATATGAAAAAATGTCCTCTTACAAAACATGAGTCAGGTATTTAG